A DNA window from Molothrus ater isolate BHLD 08-10-18 breed brown headed cowbird chromosome 2, BPBGC_Mater_1.1, whole genome shotgun sequence contains the following coding sequences:
- the USP16 gene encoding ubiquitin carboxyl-terminal hydrolase 16 isoform X2 — MGKKRIKGRTAQSDESPDILKPVCKHIRKGLDQGHVRRALQNVEWHVCQDCKAGSKTQEKAEEEETDEGTSIWLCLKCGHRGCGRNSPGQHALKHYETPRSDPHCLVLNLDNWSVWCYPCDNEVPYKTSTLLGQTVDFVRKQVGIDSSHAVEKQENKEVENKKIEKDSKNKQGKEVSLKEENSHSTANGEVTVKGLSNLGNTCFFNAVMQNLSQTPVLRELLKEAKIPGTTIKIESPELCMEPQLIKLDQPGPLTLAMHQFVTEMQETKKGVVTPKELFAQVCKRAIRFKGYQQQDSHELLRYLLDGMRAEEIQQISIGMLKALSDSNKQNEEELKKKIKEYEKKKGIQSFVDRIFGGELTSTIMCEECRTKGKITKRDNVKKNKEKESEDEEDKINDHYLKEKYEPRGTSKHLQKKMKKQAKKKAKSQRRQEKLQGKVLHLTDLCTTEQPEIDVKYNQESDTEMSSETLDKKQEEESSHDCKDHCLTQKDLSIQGNSTEIQSRHENGGKPEQEWEENESLVDLSMEGLDSPMKFVNGLDNLSLKEEDDDNEDEEELATDFSKLHLGASDTSDTNTLDGLQPVPNKTCEVSTDDPEVAFCTLANREELNPEEDSVHHCLYQFTRNETLTETNKLLCDVCTQRHCGPKNNLNEKKCVYTNAKKQMLISLAPPILTLHLKRFQQAGFNLQKVNRHIKFPEVIDLAPFCTAKCKNVAEGNTKVLYSLYGVVEHSGTMRSGHYTAYVKMRAMNNHLSDLVLRGQSHASETEPVKGQWFHISDTHVQPVSVSKVLSSQAYLLFYERLL; from the exons ATGGGCAAGAAACGCATCAAAGGCAGAACTGCACAGTCTGATGAGTCTCCAGATATACTGA AACCTGTGTGCAAGCATATTCGTAAAGGACTGGACCAAGGCCATGTGAGAAGGGCACTGCAGAATGTGGAATGGCATGTTTGTCAGGACTGCAAGGCAGGCAGTAAGACACAAGagaaggctgaggaggaggagactgATGAAGGCACTTCGATATGGTTATGCCTAAAATGTGGCCATAGG GGCTGTGGCAGAAATTCTCCTGGCCAGCATGCTTTAAAACATTATGAAACACCAAGATCAGATCCCCACTGTTTGGTTCTCAATTTGGACAACTGGAGTGTGTG GTGCTACCCATGTGATAATGAAGTTCCATATAAAACTTCAACCCTTTTGGGCCAGACTGTGGATTTTGTTAGAAAACAAGTTGGTATTGACTCATCACATGCAG tcgaaaaacaagagaacaaagaagttgaaaataaaaaaatagaaaaagacagcaaaaataaacaaggaaaagaagtttcacttaaagaagaaaattctcatTCAACTGCAAATGGAGAAGTCACTGTGAAAGGACTTAGTAACTTGGGGAATACATGTTTCTTTAATGCAGTGATGCAG AATTTATCACAAACTCCAGTCCTGAGGGAGCTACTTAAGGAAGCTAAAATACCTGGCACAACGATTAAAATTGAGTCACCTGAGCTATGCATG GAACCTCAGCTAATAAAACTAGATCAGCCGGGTCCTTTAACACTAGCCATGCATCAGTTTGTGACAGAAATGcaagagacaaaaaaaggagTAGTGACTCCTAAGGAACTTTTTGCTCAGGTTTGTAAAAG AGCAATACGATTCAAAGGTTATCAGCAGCAAGACAGTCATGAACTGCTTCGTTACTTACTTGATGGAATGAGAGCAGAAGAAATCCAG CAAATAAGCATTGGAATGCTAAAGGCACTGAGTGACTCTaacaaacaaaatgaagaagaacttaaaaagaaaattaaag aatatgaaaagaaaaagggaataCAAAGTTTTGTAGATCGAATCTTTGGTGGAGAATTAACCAGCACAATTATGTGTGAGGAATGCAGAACT AAAGGGAAAATTACAAAGAGAGACAAcgttaaaaaaaacaaagaaaaggaatctGAAGATGAAGAGGATAAAATCAATGACCATTACCTTAAGGAGAAATATGAGCCCCGTGGTACAAGTAAGcaccttcagaaaaaaatgaagaaacaggccaaaaaaaaagccaag AGCCAACGCCGGCAGGAAAAACTTCAAGGAAAGGTGCTTCACTTGACAGATCTCTGCACAACTGAACAGCCAGAGATAGATGTCAAGTACAACCAAGAATCAGATACTGAAATGAGCTCCGAAACTCTTGATAAGAAGCAAGAAGAGGAATCATCACATGATTGCAAAGATCACTGCTTAACTCAGAAAGACTTGAGTATACAGGGAAATAGTACAGAAATTCAGAGCAGGCATGAAAATGGAGGAAAGCCAGAACAAGAGTGGGAAGAAAACGAGTCACTCGTGGATCTCTCTATGGAAGGCTTAGATTCTCCTATGAAGTTTGTCAATGGTCTTGACAACCTGTCTTTGAAAGAGGAGGATGATGACAATGAAGATGAGGAAGAGCTTGCTACAGACTTTTCAAAACTCCACTTGGGTGCCAGTGACACAAGTGACACAAATACCTTGGATGGCCTTCAGCCTGTTCCCAACAAGACTTGCGAAGTATCTACAGATGACCCTGAGGTGGCATTTTGTACTCTGGCAAACAGGGAAGAGCTAAACCCTGAGGAAGATTCAGTCCATCATTGTTTGTATCAATTTACCCGTAATGAAACACTTACCGAGACCAATAAACTACTGTGTGATGTGTGTACACAAAGGCATTGTGGACCAAAGAACAACTTAA atgAAAAGAAGTGTGTTTATACTAATGCCAAAAAGCAGATGCTCATCTCTCTAGCTCCTCCAATTTTAACCCTTCACTTAAAGAGGTTTCAGCAG GCTGGATTTAATCTGCAGAAGGTTAACAGGCATATCAAGTTCCCAGAAGTGATAGACTTGGCTCCTTTCTGTACAGCTAAATGTAAA AATGTGGCTGAAGGGAATACAAAGGTCTTGTACTCTCTCTATGGAGTTGTTGAACACAGCGGAACAATGAGGTCTGGGCACTACACTGCCTATGTTAAAATGAGAGCTATGAACAACCACCTCTCTGATCTTGTTCTTCGAGGACAATCTCATG cttCAGAAACTGAGCCTGTCAAAGGTCAGTGGTTCCACATCAGCGATACCCACGTACAACCTGTCTCTGTGTCCAAAGTGCTGAGCTCCCAAGCCTATCTTCTGTTCTATGAGAGGCTGCTGTAA
- the USP16 gene encoding ubiquitin carboxyl-terminal hydrolase 16 isoform X3 codes for MWNGMFVRTARQAGCGRNSPGQHALKHYETPRSDPHCLVLNLDNWSVWCYPCDNEVPYKTSTLLGQTVDFVRKQVGIDSSHAVEKQENKEVENKKIEKDSKNKQGKEVSLKEENSHSTANGEVTVKGLSNLGNTCFFNAVMQNLSQTPVLRELLKEAKIPGTTIKIESPELCMEPQLIKLDQPGPLTLAMHQFVTEMQETKKGVVTPKELFAQVCKRAIRFKGYQQQDSHELLRYLLDGMRAEEIQQISIGMLKALSDSNKQNEEELKKKIKEYEKKKGIQSFVDRIFGGELTSTIMCEECRTVSLVHESFLDLSLPILDVQKGKITKRDNVKKNKEKESEDEEDKINDHYLKEKYEPRGTSKHLQKKMKKQAKKKAKSQRRQEKLQGKVLHLTDLCTTEQPEIDVKYNQESDTEMSSETLDKKQEEESSHDCKDHCLTQKDLSIQGNSTEIQSRHENGGKPEQEWEENESLVDLSMEGLDSPMKFVNGLDNLSLKEEDDDNEDEEELATDFSKLHLGASDTSDTNTLDGLQPVPNKTCEVSTDDPEVAFCTLANREELNPEEDSVHHCLYQFTRNETLTETNKLLCDVCTQRHCGPKNNLNEKKCVYTNAKKQMLISLAPPILTLHLKRFQQAGFNLQKVNRHIKFPEVIDLAPFCTAKCKNVAEGNTKVLYSLYGVVEHSGTMRSGHYTAYVKMRAMNNHLSDLVLRGQSHASETEPVKGQWFHISDTHVQPVSVSKVLSSQAYLLFYERLL; via the exons ATGTGGAATGGCATGTTTGTCAGGACTGCAAGGCAGGCA GGCTGTGGCAGAAATTCTCCTGGCCAGCATGCTTTAAAACATTATGAAACACCAAGATCAGATCCCCACTGTTTGGTTCTCAATTTGGACAACTGGAGTGTGTG GTGCTACCCATGTGATAATGAAGTTCCATATAAAACTTCAACCCTTTTGGGCCAGACTGTGGATTTTGTTAGAAAACAAGTTGGTATTGACTCATCACATGCAG tcgaaaaacaagagaacaaagaagttgaaaataaaaaaatagaaaaagacagcaaaaataaacaaggaaaagaagtttcacttaaagaagaaaattctcatTCAACTGCAAATGGAGAAGTCACTGTGAAAGGACTTAGTAACTTGGGGAATACATGTTTCTTTAATGCAGTGATGCAG AATTTATCACAAACTCCAGTCCTGAGGGAGCTACTTAAGGAAGCTAAAATACCTGGCACAACGATTAAAATTGAGTCACCTGAGCTATGCATG GAACCTCAGCTAATAAAACTAGATCAGCCGGGTCCTTTAACACTAGCCATGCATCAGTTTGTGACAGAAATGcaagagacaaaaaaaggagTAGTGACTCCTAAGGAACTTTTTGCTCAGGTTTGTAAAAG AGCAATACGATTCAAAGGTTATCAGCAGCAAGACAGTCATGAACTGCTTCGTTACTTACTTGATGGAATGAGAGCAGAAGAAATCCAG CAAATAAGCATTGGAATGCTAAAGGCACTGAGTGACTCTaacaaacaaaatgaagaagaacttaaaaagaaaattaaag aatatgaaaagaaaaagggaataCAAAGTTTTGTAGATCGAATCTTTGGTGGAGAATTAACCAGCACAATTATGTGTGAGGAATGCAGAACT GTGTCCTTGGTCCATGAGTCTTTCCTTGATTTGTCACTTCCCATACTAGATGTTCAG AAAGGGAAAATTACAAAGAGAGACAAcgttaaaaaaaacaaagaaaaggaatctGAAGATGAAGAGGATAAAATCAATGACCATTACCTTAAGGAGAAATATGAGCCCCGTGGTACAAGTAAGcaccttcagaaaaaaatgaagaaacaggccaaaaaaaaagccaag AGCCAACGCCGGCAGGAAAAACTTCAAGGAAAGGTGCTTCACTTGACAGATCTCTGCACAACTGAACAGCCAGAGATAGATGTCAAGTACAACCAAGAATCAGATACTGAAATGAGCTCCGAAACTCTTGATAAGAAGCAAGAAGAGGAATCATCACATGATTGCAAAGATCACTGCTTAACTCAGAAAGACTTGAGTATACAGGGAAATAGTACAGAAATTCAGAGCAGGCATGAAAATGGAGGAAAGCCAGAACAAGAGTGGGAAGAAAACGAGTCACTCGTGGATCTCTCTATGGAAGGCTTAGATTCTCCTATGAAGTTTGTCAATGGTCTTGACAACCTGTCTTTGAAAGAGGAGGATGATGACAATGAAGATGAGGAAGAGCTTGCTACAGACTTTTCAAAACTCCACTTGGGTGCCAGTGACACAAGTGACACAAATACCTTGGATGGCCTTCAGCCTGTTCCCAACAAGACTTGCGAAGTATCTACAGATGACCCTGAGGTGGCATTTTGTACTCTGGCAAACAGGGAAGAGCTAAACCCTGAGGAAGATTCAGTCCATCATTGTTTGTATCAATTTACCCGTAATGAAACACTTACCGAGACCAATAAACTACTGTGTGATGTGTGTACACAAAGGCATTGTGGACCAAAGAACAACTTAA atgAAAAGAAGTGTGTTTATACTAATGCCAAAAAGCAGATGCTCATCTCTCTAGCTCCTCCAATTTTAACCCTTCACTTAAAGAGGTTTCAGCAG GCTGGATTTAATCTGCAGAAGGTTAACAGGCATATCAAGTTCCCAGAAGTGATAGACTTGGCTCCTTTCTGTACAGCTAAATGTAAA AATGTGGCTGAAGGGAATACAAAGGTCTTGTACTCTCTCTATGGAGTTGTTGAACACAGCGGAACAATGAGGTCTGGGCACTACACTGCCTATGTTAAAATGAGAGCTATGAACAACCACCTCTCTGATCTTGTTCTTCGAGGACAATCTCATG cttCAGAAACTGAGCCTGTCAAAGGTCAGTGGTTCCACATCAGCGATACCCACGTACAACCTGTCTCTGTGTCCAAAGTGCTGAGCTCCCAAGCCTATCTTCTGTTCTATGAGAGGCTGCTGTAA
- the USP16 gene encoding ubiquitin carboxyl-terminal hydrolase 16 isoform X1 encodes MGKKRIKGRTAQSDESPDILKPVCKHIRKGLDQGHVRRALQNVEWHVCQDCKAGSKTQEKAEEEETDEGTSIWLCLKCGHRGCGRNSPGQHALKHYETPRSDPHCLVLNLDNWSVWCYPCDNEVPYKTSTLLGQTVDFVRKQVGIDSSHAVEKQENKEVENKKIEKDSKNKQGKEVSLKEENSHSTANGEVTVKGLSNLGNTCFFNAVMQNLSQTPVLRELLKEAKIPGTTIKIESPELCMEPQLIKLDQPGPLTLAMHQFVTEMQETKKGVVTPKELFAQVCKRAIRFKGYQQQDSHELLRYLLDGMRAEEIQQISIGMLKALSDSNKQNEEELKKKIKEYEKKKGIQSFVDRIFGGELTSTIMCEECRTVSLVHESFLDLSLPILDVQKGKITKRDNVKKNKEKESEDEEDKINDHYLKEKYEPRGTSKHLQKKMKKQAKKKAKSQRRQEKLQGKVLHLTDLCTTEQPEIDVKYNQESDTEMSSETLDKKQEEESSHDCKDHCLTQKDLSIQGNSTEIQSRHENGGKPEQEWEENESLVDLSMEGLDSPMKFVNGLDNLSLKEEDDDNEDEEELATDFSKLHLGASDTSDTNTLDGLQPVPNKTCEVSTDDPEVAFCTLANREELNPEEDSVHHCLYQFTRNETLTETNKLLCDVCTQRHCGPKNNLNEKKCVYTNAKKQMLISLAPPILTLHLKRFQQAGFNLQKVNRHIKFPEVIDLAPFCTAKCKNVAEGNTKVLYSLYGVVEHSGTMRSGHYTAYVKMRAMNNHLSDLVLRGQSHASETEPVKGQWFHISDTHVQPVSVSKVLSSQAYLLFYERLL; translated from the exons ATGGGCAAGAAACGCATCAAAGGCAGAACTGCACAGTCTGATGAGTCTCCAGATATACTGA AACCTGTGTGCAAGCATATTCGTAAAGGACTGGACCAAGGCCATGTGAGAAGGGCACTGCAGAATGTGGAATGGCATGTTTGTCAGGACTGCAAGGCAGGCAGTAAGACACAAGagaaggctgaggaggaggagactgATGAAGGCACTTCGATATGGTTATGCCTAAAATGTGGCCATAGG GGCTGTGGCAGAAATTCTCCTGGCCAGCATGCTTTAAAACATTATGAAACACCAAGATCAGATCCCCACTGTTTGGTTCTCAATTTGGACAACTGGAGTGTGTG GTGCTACCCATGTGATAATGAAGTTCCATATAAAACTTCAACCCTTTTGGGCCAGACTGTGGATTTTGTTAGAAAACAAGTTGGTATTGACTCATCACATGCAG tcgaaaaacaagagaacaaagaagttgaaaataaaaaaatagaaaaagacagcaaaaataaacaaggaaaagaagtttcacttaaagaagaaaattctcatTCAACTGCAAATGGAGAAGTCACTGTGAAAGGACTTAGTAACTTGGGGAATACATGTTTCTTTAATGCAGTGATGCAG AATTTATCACAAACTCCAGTCCTGAGGGAGCTACTTAAGGAAGCTAAAATACCTGGCACAACGATTAAAATTGAGTCACCTGAGCTATGCATG GAACCTCAGCTAATAAAACTAGATCAGCCGGGTCCTTTAACACTAGCCATGCATCAGTTTGTGACAGAAATGcaagagacaaaaaaaggagTAGTGACTCCTAAGGAACTTTTTGCTCAGGTTTGTAAAAG AGCAATACGATTCAAAGGTTATCAGCAGCAAGACAGTCATGAACTGCTTCGTTACTTACTTGATGGAATGAGAGCAGAAGAAATCCAG CAAATAAGCATTGGAATGCTAAAGGCACTGAGTGACTCTaacaaacaaaatgaagaagaacttaaaaagaaaattaaag aatatgaaaagaaaaagggaataCAAAGTTTTGTAGATCGAATCTTTGGTGGAGAATTAACCAGCACAATTATGTGTGAGGAATGCAGAACT GTGTCCTTGGTCCATGAGTCTTTCCTTGATTTGTCACTTCCCATACTAGATGTTCAG AAAGGGAAAATTACAAAGAGAGACAAcgttaaaaaaaacaaagaaaaggaatctGAAGATGAAGAGGATAAAATCAATGACCATTACCTTAAGGAGAAATATGAGCCCCGTGGTACAAGTAAGcaccttcagaaaaaaatgaagaaacaggccaaaaaaaaagccaag AGCCAACGCCGGCAGGAAAAACTTCAAGGAAAGGTGCTTCACTTGACAGATCTCTGCACAACTGAACAGCCAGAGATAGATGTCAAGTACAACCAAGAATCAGATACTGAAATGAGCTCCGAAACTCTTGATAAGAAGCAAGAAGAGGAATCATCACATGATTGCAAAGATCACTGCTTAACTCAGAAAGACTTGAGTATACAGGGAAATAGTACAGAAATTCAGAGCAGGCATGAAAATGGAGGAAAGCCAGAACAAGAGTGGGAAGAAAACGAGTCACTCGTGGATCTCTCTATGGAAGGCTTAGATTCTCCTATGAAGTTTGTCAATGGTCTTGACAACCTGTCTTTGAAAGAGGAGGATGATGACAATGAAGATGAGGAAGAGCTTGCTACAGACTTTTCAAAACTCCACTTGGGTGCCAGTGACACAAGTGACACAAATACCTTGGATGGCCTTCAGCCTGTTCCCAACAAGACTTGCGAAGTATCTACAGATGACCCTGAGGTGGCATTTTGTACTCTGGCAAACAGGGAAGAGCTAAACCCTGAGGAAGATTCAGTCCATCATTGTTTGTATCAATTTACCCGTAATGAAACACTTACCGAGACCAATAAACTACTGTGTGATGTGTGTACACAAAGGCATTGTGGACCAAAGAACAACTTAA atgAAAAGAAGTGTGTTTATACTAATGCCAAAAAGCAGATGCTCATCTCTCTAGCTCCTCCAATTTTAACCCTTCACTTAAAGAGGTTTCAGCAG GCTGGATTTAATCTGCAGAAGGTTAACAGGCATATCAAGTTCCCAGAAGTGATAGACTTGGCTCCTTTCTGTACAGCTAAATGTAAA AATGTGGCTGAAGGGAATACAAAGGTCTTGTACTCTCTCTATGGAGTTGTTGAACACAGCGGAACAATGAGGTCTGGGCACTACACTGCCTATGTTAAAATGAGAGCTATGAACAACCACCTCTCTGATCTTGTTCTTCGAGGACAATCTCATG cttCAGAAACTGAGCCTGTCAAAGGTCAGTGGTTCCACATCAGCGATACCCACGTACAACCTGTCTCTGTGTCCAAAGTGCTGAGCTCCCAAGCCTATCTTCTGTTCTATGAGAGGCTGCTGTAA
- the USP16 gene encoding ubiquitin carboxyl-terminal hydrolase 16 isoform X6 — translation MGKKRIKGRTAQSDESPDILIEKQENKEVENKKIEKDSKNKQGKEVSLKEENSHSTANGEVTVKGLSNLGNTCFFNAVMQNLSQTPVLRELLKEAKIPGTTIKIESPELCMEPQLIKLDQPGPLTLAMHQFVTEMQETKKGVVTPKELFAQVCKRAIRFKGYQQQDSHELLRYLLDGMRAEEIQQISIGMLKALSDSNKQNEEELKKKIKEYEKKKGIQSFVDRIFGGELTSTIMCEECRTVSLVHESFLDLSLPILDVQKGKITKRDNVKKNKEKESEDEEDKINDHYLKEKYEPRGTSKHLQKKMKKQAKKKAKSQRRQEKLQGKVLHLTDLCTTEQPEIDVKYNQESDTEMSSETLDKKQEEESSHDCKDHCLTQKDLSIQGNSTEIQSRHENGGKPEQEWEENESLVDLSMEGLDSPMKFVNGLDNLSLKEEDDDNEDEEELATDFSKLHLGASDTSDTNTLDGLQPVPNKTCEVSTDDPEVAFCTLANREELNPEEDSVHHCLYQFTRNETLTETNKLLCDVCTQRHCGPKNNLNEKKCVYTNAKKQMLISLAPPILTLHLKRFQQAGFNLQKVNRHIKFPEVIDLAPFCTAKCKNVAEGNTKVLYSLYGVVEHSGTMRSGHYTAYVKMRAMNNHLSDLVLRGQSHASETEPVKGQWFHISDTHVQPVSVSKVLSSQAYLLFYERLL, via the exons ATGGGCAAGAAACGCATCAAAGGCAGAACTGCACAGTCTGATGAGTCTCCAGATATACTGA tcgaaaaacaagagaacaaagaagttgaaaataaaaaaatagaaaaagacagcaaaaataaacaaggaaaagaagtttcacttaaagaagaaaattctcatTCAACTGCAAATGGAGAAGTCACTGTGAAAGGACTTAGTAACTTGGGGAATACATGTTTCTTTAATGCAGTGATGCAG AATTTATCACAAACTCCAGTCCTGAGGGAGCTACTTAAGGAAGCTAAAATACCTGGCACAACGATTAAAATTGAGTCACCTGAGCTATGCATG GAACCTCAGCTAATAAAACTAGATCAGCCGGGTCCTTTAACACTAGCCATGCATCAGTTTGTGACAGAAATGcaagagacaaaaaaaggagTAGTGACTCCTAAGGAACTTTTTGCTCAGGTTTGTAAAAG AGCAATACGATTCAAAGGTTATCAGCAGCAAGACAGTCATGAACTGCTTCGTTACTTACTTGATGGAATGAGAGCAGAAGAAATCCAG CAAATAAGCATTGGAATGCTAAAGGCACTGAGTGACTCTaacaaacaaaatgaagaagaacttaaaaagaaaattaaag aatatgaaaagaaaaagggaataCAAAGTTTTGTAGATCGAATCTTTGGTGGAGAATTAACCAGCACAATTATGTGTGAGGAATGCAGAACT GTGTCCTTGGTCCATGAGTCTTTCCTTGATTTGTCACTTCCCATACTAGATGTTCAG AAAGGGAAAATTACAAAGAGAGACAAcgttaaaaaaaacaaagaaaaggaatctGAAGATGAAGAGGATAAAATCAATGACCATTACCTTAAGGAGAAATATGAGCCCCGTGGTACAAGTAAGcaccttcagaaaaaaatgaagaaacaggccaaaaaaaaagccaag AGCCAACGCCGGCAGGAAAAACTTCAAGGAAAGGTGCTTCACTTGACAGATCTCTGCACAACTGAACAGCCAGAGATAGATGTCAAGTACAACCAAGAATCAGATACTGAAATGAGCTCCGAAACTCTTGATAAGAAGCAAGAAGAGGAATCATCACATGATTGCAAAGATCACTGCTTAACTCAGAAAGACTTGAGTATACAGGGAAATAGTACAGAAATTCAGAGCAGGCATGAAAATGGAGGAAAGCCAGAACAAGAGTGGGAAGAAAACGAGTCACTCGTGGATCTCTCTATGGAAGGCTTAGATTCTCCTATGAAGTTTGTCAATGGTCTTGACAACCTGTCTTTGAAAGAGGAGGATGATGACAATGAAGATGAGGAAGAGCTTGCTACAGACTTTTCAAAACTCCACTTGGGTGCCAGTGACACAAGTGACACAAATACCTTGGATGGCCTTCAGCCTGTTCCCAACAAGACTTGCGAAGTATCTACAGATGACCCTGAGGTGGCATTTTGTACTCTGGCAAACAGGGAAGAGCTAAACCCTGAGGAAGATTCAGTCCATCATTGTTTGTATCAATTTACCCGTAATGAAACACTTACCGAGACCAATAAACTACTGTGTGATGTGTGTACACAAAGGCATTGTGGACCAAAGAACAACTTAA atgAAAAGAAGTGTGTTTATACTAATGCCAAAAAGCAGATGCTCATCTCTCTAGCTCCTCCAATTTTAACCCTTCACTTAAAGAGGTTTCAGCAG GCTGGATTTAATCTGCAGAAGGTTAACAGGCATATCAAGTTCCCAGAAGTGATAGACTTGGCTCCTTTCTGTACAGCTAAATGTAAA AATGTGGCTGAAGGGAATACAAAGGTCTTGTACTCTCTCTATGGAGTTGTTGAACACAGCGGAACAATGAGGTCTGGGCACTACACTGCCTATGTTAAAATGAGAGCTATGAACAACCACCTCTCTGATCTTGTTCTTCGAGGACAATCTCATG cttCAGAAACTGAGCCTGTCAAAGGTCAGTGGTTCCACATCAGCGATACCCACGTACAACCTGTCTCTGTGTCCAAAGTGCTGAGCTCCCAAGCCTATCTTCTGTTCTATGAGAGGCTGCTGTAA